One segment of Leptospiraceae bacterium DNA contains the following:
- a CDS encoding ankyrin repeat domain-containing protein, with translation MKHTLIILVLSLLSSGILFANDIGECEIQNLKCVQSKLQKGEYVDLNRKNFTGKTSLHYAVEEKNLDLVKQIVTSYPDTVNIVDNHGNSALYRAVVLNQKSITEFLLGYSLDLNLKDRNGETLLDIAKFNGYSELADLLIIRGVNLGKGGTNDITLLVYGIYILISILVTIWVARTLSTNGQVFLIDAFHNKELADSVNHLLVVGFYLINLGYITIALKIGLKPVNPVEAMEILSSKIGFVILLLGVMHFFNLYLFGRLRKRTQLKKELGITQNIDVVKPTS, from the coding sequence ATGAAACATACATTAATTATCTTGGTACTATCATTATTATCATCTGGAATCTTGTTCGCGAATGATATCGGAGAATGTGAAATACAAAATCTCAAATGTGTACAGAGTAAACTACAGAAAGGAGAATACGTTGACTTAAACCGAAAAAACTTCACAGGGAAAACTAGTCTTCATTATGCAGTTGAAGAAAAAAATTTAGACCTAGTAAAACAAATAGTTACAAGTTATCCTGACACGGTAAATATAGTGGATAATCACGGAAATTCTGCACTTTACAGGGCTGTAGTATTAAATCAAAAATCAATCACTGAGTTTTTATTAGGTTATAGTTTAGATTTGAATTTGAAGGATAGAAATGGGGAAACACTTTTAGATATAGCCAAATTTAACGGATATTCAGAGTTAGCCGATTTACTCATAATTCGAGGTGTAAATCTTGGAAAAGGAGGTACCAATGATATAACTCTTTTGGTTTATGGAATATACATTTTAATTAGTATTCTTGTAACTATTTGGGTAGCTAGAACACTCTCAACGAATGGGCAAGTGTTTTTGATTGATGCGTTTCATAATAAAGAGTTAGCTGATTCCGTTAATCACTTACTTGTAGTTGGATTTTATTTGATTAACTTGGGGTATATTACGATTGCTCTAAAGATAGGATTAAAGCCAGTAAACCCTGTAGAAGCAATGGAAATACTAAGTTCAAAAATTGGATTTGTGATTCTACTTTTAGGTGTTATGCATTTCTTTAACCTTTATTTATTTGGAAGACTTAGAAAAAGAACTCAACTTAAAAAAGAATTAGGAATTACACAAAATATAGATGTTGTGAAACCGACTTCCTAA
- a CDS encoding protein-glutamate O-methyltransferase CheR: MNQPSIKDNEFKLFQNLIYELAGLSMTVVKKPLVGNRLVKRLRYYEVESFLEYYEILIDKEYEHERQIFVDLMTTNETSFFREQVHFDFMVTNIIGRIKSDEIFRVWSAACSSGEEPYSIGMLLEDKLKSDHWQIIASDISSRVLEKSMEGLYPIDKSEKIPMDYLKKYCLKGIKDKTGYFKISDGIRSKIQFRPINLNEHFPNIGKFAVIFLRNVMIYFNKETRIKLISKMASKLNEGGYLFIGHSETLLDITDELVMVKPTIYRKK; encoded by the coding sequence ATGAATCAACCTTCGATAAAAGATAACGAGTTTAAACTTTTTCAAAATTTGATTTATGAACTAGCGGGGCTTAGTATGACAGTTGTTAAAAAGCCTCTTGTTGGAAACAGACTAGTAAAGAGACTTAGATATTATGAAGTTGAATCATTTTTAGAATATTACGAAATTCTAATAGACAAAGAATACGAACACGAAAGGCAAATTTTCGTAGATTTAATGACGACAAATGAAACTAGTTTTTTTAGAGAACAGGTGCATTTTGATTTCATGGTAACTAATATTATTGGTAGAATAAAATCGGATGAAATATTCAGAGTTTGGAGTGCCGCTTGTTCTTCTGGAGAAGAACCTTATAGTATTGGAATGTTATTAGAAGACAAACTTAAGAGCGATCATTGGCAAATTATTGCATCGGATATTAGTTCTAGAGTACTTGAAAAATCTATGGAAGGACTCTACCCAATTGATAAATCCGAAAAGATTCCAATGGATTATCTAAAGAAATATTGTCTAAAAGGAATAAAGGATAAGACCGGTTACTTTAAAATATCTGATGGAATAAGAAGCAAAATTCAATTTAGACCAATCAATTTAAATGAACATTTTCCAAATATTGGAAAATTTGCCGTTATTTTCCTACGTAATGTAATGATTTATTTTAACAAAGAAACACGTATCAAACTTATTTCAAAAATGGCATCAAAATTGAACGAGGGTGGGTATTTATTTATTGGACACTCTGAAACATTATTAGATATAACAGATGAATTGGTCATGGTTAAACCGACCATATACAGGAAAAAGTGA
- a CDS encoding NERD domain-containing protein, producing MPEFIPPIPKNFHGSMGEKIVYEAFQTLPDHCIIFHSFAWTEEENKSFRKQGETDFLIYDPTRGILVIEVKSGEIKVENEEWFQTGSDGRRRLMHKNPYFQAEESKFYILKQILERKLPKGEKCPINTCLFFPQLVFQRANLPSYLKRDFILDNTNLPNINKGIDRVYNFYNSENQINLSETSRENIKKWLNPYFKLVPVQKWDIEVREELFLRLTKEQSILLDFLEEQDRAVIGGGAGTGKTILAVEHAKRLGTESEKVLFLVFNSLLKKNILEEHFKFDKTIQVESFFSLVRNFEGEDGDKLEKTKNFINHLLTKQIELPYSHLIIDEGQDFEEDWLSVLESATKGKFFVYYDKSQMIHKESSDLPKWLHDAECRLVLKKNCRNTKQISATSNAFIRLESQNTKNEIEGRMPTWIECENDAEFTTATLSILKNKLREENIQPEQIVLATTIGLETSYLNQLSHIHNVVISKQRIKRQIQKTNIRKFKGLEADILLLVDVDFSEINSEAWRKLMYTGCSRAKHELYILSRKLKPLTVDEVEFSVKEARKYISKTFYLNRMEV from the coding sequence ATGCCAGAATTTATTCCACCAATTCCTAAAAATTTTCATGGTAGTATGGGCGAAAAAATTGTATATGAAGCATTTCAAACTTTGCCTGACCATTGTATTATCTTTCATTCTTTCGCATGGACAGAAGAAGAAAATAAATCTTTTCGAAAACAAGGTGAGACAGATTTTTTGATCTACGATCCAACCAGAGGAATTCTAGTAATCGAAGTTAAGTCGGGAGAAATAAAAGTAGAGAATGAAGAATGGTTTCAAACAGGATCAGACGGACGAAGGAGGCTAATGCATAAAAACCCCTACTTCCAAGCAGAAGAATCTAAATTTTATATACTAAAACAAATTTTAGAAAGAAAACTTCCAAAAGGAGAAAAATGTCCAATTAATACATGTCTTTTTTTTCCCCAGTTAGTATTTCAAAGAGCCAATCTTCCTTCCTATTTAAAAAGAGATTTTATTTTGGATAATACCAATTTACCCAATATCAACAAAGGTATAGATAGAGTTTATAATTTCTATAATTCAGAAAACCAAATAAACTTATCCGAAACATCTCGAGAAAATATTAAAAAATGGTTAAACCCCTATTTTAAATTGGTTCCAGTCCAAAAATGGGATATCGAAGTGAGAGAAGAATTATTTCTTCGATTAACAAAAGAACAATCTATTTTGTTAGATTTTTTGGAAGAACAAGATAGAGCTGTGATTGGTGGCGGAGCCGGAACAGGAAAAACAATATTAGCCGTTGAACATGCCAAAAGACTTGGAACTGAATCGGAAAAAGTTTTATTTCTAGTTTTCAATTCGCTTTTAAAAAAAAATATATTGGAAGAACATTTTAAATTTGATAAAACAATTCAAGTAGAAAGTTTTTTTAGTTTAGTCAGAAATTTTGAAGGAGAGGATGGCGACAAACTAGAAAAAACAAAAAACTTTATAAATCACTTACTTACTAAACAAATAGAACTTCCCTATTCTCACCTAATAATTGATGAGGGTCAGGATTTTGAGGAAGACTGGTTATCCGTTTTAGAATCTGCTACAAAAGGAAAATTTTTTGTGTATTATGATAAAAGCCAAATGATTCATAAAGAATCTTCCGATTTACCCAAATGGCTTCACGATGCAGAATGTAGACTTGTCCTTAAAAAAAATTGCAGGAATACAAAACAAATTTCAGCAACTTCGAATGCATTTATTCGATTAGAAAGCCAAAATACAAAAAATGAAATTGAAGGTCGTATGCCTACTTGGATTGAATGTGAGAATGATGCAGAGTTTACAACAGCCACTCTTTCTATTTTAAAAAATAAATTAAGAGAAGAAAATATTCAACCAGAACAAATAGTTTTAGCAACCACAATCGGTTTAGAAACTTCTTATTTGAACCAATTATCCCATATTCACAATGTAGTTATCTCTAAACAAAGAATCAAAAGGCAAATTCAAAAAACGAATATCCGTAAATTCAAAGGGCTTGAAGCTGATATACTTTTATTAGTCGATGTAGATTTTTCAGAAATCAATTCAGAGGCTTGGAGAAAATTAATGTATACCGGGTGCTCTAGAGCAAAACACGAACTCTATATTTTGTCACGTAAACTAAAACCTTTAACGGTCGATGAAGTAGAATTTTCCGTCAAAGAAGCTCGAAAATATATTTCAAAAACTTTTTATCTAAATAGAATGGAAGTGTAA
- a CDS encoding purine-binding chemotaxis protein CheW, producing MEKNIVEESQYLTFLSSGEIFGIGILHIKEIKEYASVTTIPMMPEYVKGVINLRGNVVPIIDLPVRFGRVKSQISKKTCVIIVEVSYDEDFIDIGILVDSVNEVIDIPPDLIEPAPSFGSKIRIEFIEGIGKVDNQFVILLNVNKTLSVSELSSLEDHVGKSEVTTS from the coding sequence ATGGAAAAGAATATTGTAGAAGAAAGCCAATATCTTACTTTTTTATCCAGCGGAGAAATATTTGGAATTGGGATATTACATATAAAGGAAATTAAGGAATACGCAAGTGTAACCACTATTCCAATGATGCCAGAGTATGTAAAAGGTGTAATTAATCTGAGAGGTAATGTTGTTCCAATTATTGATTTACCTGTTCGTTTTGGTAGGGTTAAAAGTCAAATTTCGAAAAAAACCTGTGTTATCATCGTGGAAGTTTCGTACGATGAAGATTTTATTGACATAGGAATACTTGTAGATTCTGTCAATGAAGTGATAGATATTCCACCAGATTTAATTGAGCCTGCGCCGAGTTTTGGTTCTAAAATTCGAATAGAGTTTATCGAAGGAATAGGGAAAGTTGATAATCAGTTCGTAATTTTACTAAATGTAAATAAAACTCTTTCAGTATCTGAATTATCATCTCTTGAGGATCACGTTGGCAAATCAGAAGTAACCACTTCCTAA
- a CDS encoding chemotaxis protein CheD, translated as MPGDFYWGDSSTRIRTILGSCISICLWHPVKKEGGMCHYMLPTRNSNLQAESSKLNGKYGDEAWELFMREIIRSRTKPSEYLVKLFGGSNMFTPTEKTFSDMGVGSKNIDLARRLIRDFQLNLVSENLGGIKPRRIHFDVWSGNVWLRRQENE; from the coding sequence ATGCCCGGCGATTTTTATTGGGGTGATTCTTCTACTCGAATACGAACTATATTAGGTTCTTGTATATCAATTTGTTTGTGGCATCCAGTGAAAAAAGAAGGTGGGATGTGCCATTATATGCTTCCAACTAGAAATTCAAATTTGCAAGCGGAAAGTTCAAAATTAAATGGAAAATACGGAGACGAAGCATGGGAACTATTTATGCGTGAGATTATTAGATCACGTACAAAACCATCGGAATATTTAGTGAAATTGTTTGGTGGCTCTAATATGTTTACGCCTACTGAGAAAACTTTTTCAGATATGGGAGTCGGAAGTAAAAATATTGATTTAGCTCGTCGTTTAATTAGAGATTTTCAGTTAAATTTGGTTTCCGAAAATTTAGGCGGGATTAAACCAAGAAGAATTCACTTTGATGTTTGGAGTGGAAACGTTTGGCTCAGACGTCAGGAGAATGAATAG
- a CDS encoding DUF4416 family protein, which yields MSNINLYRKEEAIRPEGALSFVIVSFTQEDIYYKVKETIKKTFSEILFESIQMTPWVPTPAEIGFSAQGNKARILAFKRRINREELPEIKQKCIQITNSFSKLDSSVKIIPGYQTLFNTIVASVTDDFHKLYLFHGIYAEVVYKYESRQLIPTDTAPQFFVNKDTIYYFSNLREYFNQSNQIK from the coding sequence ATGAGTAACATAAATTTATATAGAAAAGAAGAAGCAATTCGTCCAGAAGGTGCACTCAGTTTTGTAATTGTATCCTTCACTCAGGAAGATATATACTATAAGGTGAAAGAAACGATAAAGAAAACTTTTTCAGAAATATTATTTGAAAGTATTCAAATGACTCCTTGGGTTCCCACTCCTGCTGAGATCGGGTTCAGTGCACAAGGAAATAAAGCGCGGATACTTGCGTTTAAGCGTAGAATCAATAGAGAAGAACTTCCAGAGATCAAACAAAAATGTATTCAAATTACGAATTCATTTTCAAAATTAGATTCTTCAGTAAAAATTATTCCGGGGTATCAAACTCTTTTTAATACAATTGTTGCTTCTGTCACTGATGATTTTCATAAATTGTATTTGTTTCACGGAATTTACGCTGAAGTTGTTTATAAATATGAGAGTAGGCAATTAATACCAACTGATACAGCTCCGCAGTTTTTTGTAAATAAGGATACAATTTATTATTTTAGTAATCTCAGGGAATACTTTAATCAATCCAACCAAATTAAATAA
- a CDS encoding MCP four helix bundle domain-containing protein: protein MLSKIKISLRLVIGFLIPTVLFISLAIMSFQNLTQNQARMYESIVVNGKKQELMTRMIDALGATGREIRTMCLTEDIALMELTFQKLNDAKKEYDKNFNELTKMQESTEGAALTEKLREAFDNAYPLWQPVIELARQNKNLEAGSLVIKSVRPSMAKVFDAINAKYEYEIKSSNQNYETAKAANESLKSILLIFTLISIVLSIVLAYLITKSISGPLNSALEIIGKISEGNGNLRIPVKSKDELGILFDALNTMLENLGDYVGQILAIGKVQAVIEFEMDGTIRTANDVFLKTMGYTLSEIKGQHHQMFVEPAMVRSDEYRQFWINLNRGDAQIAEYKRVGKGGKAVWLQASYNPILDKNGKPFKVVKFATNTTEKNLLSVETTRIKVALDNASTNVMIADNDLNVKYMNAAIVKMFESGENEIKKQLSNFNIKGLLGANIDNFHKNPSHQRNILGNFTSTFKSQINIGVRTFDLIANPIINNAGERLGSVVEWSDITNQIAVQREIDEIVNGAVNGDFSKRISLDRVEGFYKQLSEGMNKLMEVSSVGLEEVVRVLGALAKGNLTEKITNEYKGTFGRLKDYSNNTVEKLTEIISEVRASTDSLVSAAEEVSATAQSLSQSSSEQAASVEETSASLEQMSANINQNADNAKQTNTIATKAATDAGQGGTSVLETVKAMKQIAQKIGIVEDIAYQTNLLALNAAIEAARAGEHGKGFAVVASEVRKLAERSQVAANEISELASSSVQIAETAGKLISEIVPSIHKTADLVQEIAASSSEQASGVSQINKAITQLDSVTQQNASASEELASTSEELTGQAEALRLAMTFFVTEFDDTTTANKSNNPQRKKSIPVKKTTAKVVSRSESGDDFEKF from the coding sequence ATGTTATCAAAAATAAAAATATCATTAAGATTAGTTATTGGGTTTCTTATACCAACCGTTCTATTTATAAGTTTAGCTATCATGAGTTTCCAGAATTTAACTCAAAACCAAGCTAGAATGTATGAAAGCATAGTGGTTAATGGCAAAAAACAAGAACTTATGACTCGAATGATTGATGCTCTTGGCGCCACTGGGCGTGAAATTAGAACCATGTGTCTAACGGAAGATATAGCATTAATGGAACTAACGTTTCAAAAATTGAATGATGCCAAAAAAGAATATGACAAAAACTTTAATGAATTAACAAAAATGCAGGAATCTACTGAAGGAGCTGCCTTAACAGAAAAATTGAGAGAAGCATTTGATAATGCTTATCCATTGTGGCAACCCGTAATAGAATTAGCAAGGCAGAACAAAAATCTAGAGGCAGGAAGTCTGGTAATTAAGTCAGTTCGACCTTCTATGGCAAAGGTTTTTGATGCGATTAACGCAAAGTATGAATATGAAATTAAAAGTAGCAATCAAAACTATGAAACTGCTAAGGCTGCTAATGAGTCTTTAAAATCTATTTTATTAATTTTTACATTAATCTCCATTGTTTTATCTATTGTATTAGCTTACTTGATAACTAAATCTATATCTGGTCCATTAAATTCTGCCTTAGAAATAATTGGAAAAATATCGGAAGGTAATGGAAATCTTCGAATTCCTGTAAAATCCAAAGATGAACTAGGTATATTATTTGATGCCTTGAATACAATGTTAGAAAATCTAGGGGATTATGTTGGTCAAATTTTAGCCATCGGAAAAGTACAAGCGGTTATTGAGTTTGAAATGGATGGGACTATAAGAACGGCAAACGATGTATTTTTAAAAACTATGGGGTACACTCTAAGTGAAATAAAAGGCCAACACCATCAAATGTTTGTTGAGCCGGCAATGGTAAGGAGTGACGAATACAGACAGTTTTGGATAAACCTAAACCGTGGAGATGCGCAAATAGCCGAATACAAACGTGTTGGCAAAGGCGGTAAGGCTGTTTGGTTACAAGCTTCCTACAATCCAATTTTAGATAAGAATGGAAAACCTTTTAAAGTTGTTAAATTTGCGACGAATACAACCGAAAAGAATTTACTTTCGGTTGAGACTACTCGTATCAAAGTTGCGCTCGATAACGCAAGCACTAACGTTATGATTGCGGATAACGATTTAAATGTTAAGTATATGAATGCGGCTATTGTTAAAATGTTTGAATCTGGCGAAAATGAAATAAAAAAGCAACTATCAAATTTTAACATCAAAGGATTATTAGGGGCAAATATTGATAATTTCCATAAAAACCCTTCCCATCAAAGGAATATTCTCGGAAATTTCACGAGCACATTCAAATCGCAAATTAATATTGGAGTGCGTACGTTTGATTTAATAGCAAATCCAATTATAAATAATGCCGGAGAAAGACTAGGTAGTGTGGTTGAGTGGAGTGATATCACAAATCAAATTGCTGTTCAAAGGGAAATTGATGAAATTGTGAATGGTGCTGTTAACGGTGATTTTTCTAAACGTATTAGCTTAGATAGAGTTGAGGGTTTTTATAAACAATTAAGCGAAGGAATGAACAAACTAATGGAAGTTAGTTCTGTAGGATTAGAGGAAGTCGTTCGAGTTCTCGGTGCTTTAGCAAAAGGAAATCTAACCGAAAAAATTACAAATGAATATAAAGGTACTTTCGGAAGATTAAAAGACTATTCCAATAATACAGTCGAAAAATTAACAGAAATTATATCGGAAGTTAGAGCAAGTACAGATTCACTAGTAAGCGCCGCAGAAGAAGTAAGTGCGACAGCACAGAGCCTAAGTCAATCTTCTAGTGAGCAAGCGGCAAGTGTAGAAGAAACTAGCGCTTCCCTCGAGCAGATGAGTGCGAATATAAATCAGAATGCGGATAACGCTAAACAAACGAATACAATTGCAACCAAAGCAGCGACAGATGCAGGTCAAGGTGGAACGTCAGTTCTAGAGACTGTTAAAGCAATGAAACAAATTGCCCAAAAAATTGGAATTGTAGAAGACATAGCTTATCAAACCAATTTATTAGCTCTTAATGCAGCAATAGAAGCGGCAAGAGCAGGAGAACATGGTAAGGGTTTTGCAGTAGTAGCCTCAGAAGTAAGAAAATTAGCAGAAAGAAGTCAAGTAGCTGCAAATGAAATTTCTGAATTAGCTTCTTCTAGTGTTCAAATTGCCGAAACTGCTGGAAAATTGATTAGTGAAATTGTTCCATCAATTCATAAAACAGCAGATCTTGTGCAGGAAATCGCGGCTTCCTCTTCAGAGCAAGCTTCAGGTGTTTCCCAAATTAATAAGGCAATTACTCAACTTGATTCCGTTACACAGCAAAATGCATCAGCGTCAGAAGAGCTTGCATCGACTTCGGAAGAATTGACTGGGCAAGCAGAAGCATTACGGTTAGCTATGACATTTTTCGTTACTGAATTTGACGATACGACTACAGCGAATAAGTCTAATAATCCGCAAAGAAAGAAAAGTATTCCGGTTAAAAAAACGACTGCGAAAGTAGTCAGCAGATCAGAAAGTGGTGATGATTTTGAAAAGTTTTAA
- a CDS encoding chemotaxis response regulator protein-glutamate methylesterase yields the protein MKKIQIAVVDDSALVRQVFTEIIQSENEFSLLFTASDPVFALEKMRNAWPDVILLDIEMPRMDGITFLKKLMAEHPTPIIICSTLTQANSIMLMQALQNGAVDVITKPSVGLKDFLSDSKRLFIDAIKAASISNLKKMNIKSYHSGVKTLSEDVESSIRGKSYLSTSLTTTEKIIAIGTSTGGTIALEFILTQLEVNCPGIVIVQHMPEKFTAAFSERLNKLSKIEVKEAKDRDRVLPGVALIAPGNKHMSLKRSGAQYHVEVADGPLVSRHRPSVDVLFRSVAKHAGSNAVGVIMTGMGDDGSNGMKEMHDQGAFTVAQNEESCVVFGMPKEAIKKNAVDKVLSLEEIPALIMKYRST from the coding sequence TTGAAAAAAATTCAAATTGCAGTAGTAGATGATTCTGCCCTAGTTAGGCAAGTATTTACAGAAATTATTCAATCGGAAAATGAGTTTAGTTTACTGTTTACAGCTTCTGACCCAGTTTTTGCTTTGGAAAAAATGAGAAATGCTTGGCCAGACGTTATCCTATTAGATATAGAAATGCCAAGAATGGATGGAATTACATTTTTAAAAAAACTAATGGCAGAGCATCCAACTCCCATCATTATATGTTCTACTTTAACACAGGCAAATTCTATTATGCTGATGCAAGCATTACAAAATGGAGCGGTCGATGTAATAACTAAACCTTCGGTAGGATTAAAAGATTTTCTTTCTGATTCGAAAAGATTATTTATAGATGCAATTAAGGCTGCGTCCATTTCTAATTTAAAAAAAATGAATATCAAGTCCTATCATTCCGGGGTGAAAACTCTATCTGAAGATGTAGAAAGTAGCATTAGAGGCAAATCATATTTATCCACAAGTTTAACTACGACAGAAAAAATAATTGCAATTGGTACATCAACGGGAGGCACAATTGCGTTAGAATTCATATTAACCCAATTAGAAGTTAATTGTCCTGGTATTGTAATCGTTCAACATATGCCCGAGAAATTTACTGCGGCTTTTTCCGAACGTTTGAATAAATTGAGTAAAATAGAAGTTAAAGAAGCAAAAGATCGAGATAGAGTTTTGCCTGGTGTGGCGCTTATCGCTCCGGGCAATAAACATATGTCCCTCAAAAGGAGTGGAGCACAATACCATGTGGAAGTTGCGGATGGACCACTTGTTAGTAGGCATAGACCATCCGTAGACGTATTATTTCGATCTGTAGCAAAACATGCAGGTTCAAATGCAGTCGGTGTTATTATGACTGGAATGGGTGACGATGGTTCGAACGGAATGAAGGAAATGCACGATCAAGGAGCATTTACAGTGGCGCAAAATGAAGAATCCTGTGTTGTATTTGGTATGCCGAAAGAAGCAATTAAAAAAAATGCAGTTGATAAAGTTTTGTCATTAGAAGAAATTCCTGCTTTAATTATGAAATATAGGTCAACATGA